A single genomic interval of Nocardioides nitrophenolicus harbors:
- a CDS encoding CaiB/BaiF CoA transferase family protein, with protein MTDQSHDRSRGPLAGIRVLELGTMYAAPTCGRMLRDFGADVIKVEDPATGDYARQWTPMKNGQSLGFARLNSGKRSVGVDLRSAEGKDLVRRLAGRVDVVIQSFRPGRMEEWGLGYEALAADNPGLVMTSVSGFGQTGPNRERPGFGTVAETGSGFAYINGWPETPPTSPPFGFADSIAGIAAAMGTSMALYRRERSGQGDHVDVALYEPLMFIIGDMIINYSGTGFVQGRVGNGTGSASPRGVYEAADGKWLSIAASNQGIAKRLFAAMGRPEMIEDPRYATNEVRMQHNDELQEIVKSWVAERPRAEVLDVLDKFEVVCSQVNDASDIVVDPHFLERTLVEITGSQALGRVLTPGPVLHVEGYDGPGYHGVPSIGEHTDEVLAELLG; from the coding sequence ATGACCGACCAGAGCCACGACCGGTCCCGCGGGCCGCTGGCCGGGATCCGGGTGCTGGAGCTCGGCACCATGTACGCCGCGCCGACCTGCGGGCGGATGCTGCGCGACTTCGGCGCCGACGTGATCAAGGTCGAGGATCCCGCGACCGGCGACTACGCCCGTCAGTGGACGCCGATGAAGAACGGCCAGTCCCTCGGCTTCGCCCGCCTCAACAGCGGCAAGCGCTCGGTCGGCGTCGACCTGCGCTCCGCCGAGGGCAAGGACCTGGTCCGCCGCCTCGCGGGCAGGGTCGACGTGGTCATCCAGTCCTTCCGGCCCGGCCGGATGGAGGAGTGGGGCCTCGGCTACGAGGCGCTCGCCGCCGACAACCCCGGCCTGGTCATGACCAGCGTCAGCGGCTTCGGCCAGACCGGCCCGAACCGGGAGCGCCCGGGCTTCGGGACGGTCGCCGAGACCGGCAGCGGCTTCGCCTACATCAACGGCTGGCCGGAGACCCCGCCGACCTCGCCGCCGTTCGGCTTCGCCGACTCGATCGCCGGCATCGCGGCCGCCATGGGCACCTCGATGGCGCTCTACCGGCGTGAGCGCAGCGGGCAGGGCGACCATGTCGACGTCGCGCTCTACGAGCCGCTGATGTTCATCATCGGCGACATGATCATCAACTACAGCGGCACCGGCTTCGTCCAGGGCCGGGTCGGCAACGGCACCGGCTCGGCGTCGCCGCGCGGCGTCTACGAGGCGGCCGACGGGAAGTGGCTCTCGATCGCGGCGTCCAACCAGGGCATCGCCAAGCGGCTGTTCGCCGCGATGGGGCGCCCCGAGATGATCGAGGACCCGCGCTACGCGACCAACGAGGTCCGGATGCAGCACAACGACGAGCTGCAGGAGATCGTCAAGAGCTGGGTGGCGGAGCGTCCGCGCGCGGAGGTCCTCGACGTCCTCGACAAGTTCGAGGTGGTCTGCTCGCAGGTCAACGACGCCAGCGACATCGTCGTGGACCCGCACTTCCTGGAGCGGACCCTGGTGGAGATCACCGGCAGCCAGGCGCTCGGCCGGGTGCTCACGCCCGGCCCGGTCCTCCACGTCGAGGGCTACGACGGCCCGGGGTACCACGGGGTGCCGTCGATCGGCGAGCACACCGACGAGGTGCTGGCCGAGCTGCTCGGCTGA
- a CDS encoding aldehyde dehydrogenase family protein, with protein MTATDARTEELRSWVPTTRTLLIGGQMVDPRGEQWDVLNPATEEVIATVGGATPDQVDAAVSAARDAFPAWAALSGEERSRHIHRLADVLEKAADRLLPSIVNEVGTPVSLAEYLQVKMAVDEHLRWAAEAAKVDRTVHLGGYDKPHPTESDVVHQPVGVVAAITGYNYPLNLAIFKFGAALAAGCTVVLFPSPRTPLTTLFLGELIQEAGLPPGVMNVIVGGTEVGVQLSSHRGVDRVSFTGSDGVGSKIMAQAAENLVGVTLELGGKSPSIVTDDVDVKKIAVEMHLRWARNGGQGCAALARLLVHESQYDEFLEAGAAAFDQMVVGDPWDRATNIGPMIRADHRARVQGFIDGSVAEGGAKLLEVTKPVPEKGFFVNPVLLGNLPHSARAVQEEIFGPVAVIVPFKDTEEAIRLANDTAYGLAANVWCDDLVEARRIAEQVRAGTVWINGGGAMRPDAPFGGYGRSGVGRELGEWGMKEYLEVKHIQWRL; from the coding sequence ATGACCGCGACCGACGCCCGCACCGAGGAGCTGCGCTCCTGGGTGCCCACGACCCGAACCCTGCTGATCGGCGGCCAGATGGTCGACCCGCGGGGTGAGCAGTGGGACGTCCTCAACCCGGCGACCGAGGAGGTGATCGCGACCGTCGGCGGCGCGACGCCGGACCAGGTCGACGCGGCCGTGTCCGCCGCCCGCGACGCCTTCCCGGCCTGGGCGGCACTCTCGGGCGAGGAGCGCTCGCGCCACATCCACCGCCTGGCCGACGTCCTGGAGAAGGCGGCCGACCGGCTGTTGCCCTCGATCGTCAACGAGGTCGGCACGCCGGTCTCCCTGGCGGAGTACCTCCAGGTGAAGATGGCCGTCGACGAGCACCTGCGCTGGGCGGCCGAGGCGGCCAAGGTGGACCGCACCGTCCACCTCGGCGGCTACGACAAGCCGCACCCGACCGAGAGCGACGTCGTGCACCAGCCGGTCGGCGTGGTCGCCGCGATCACCGGCTACAACTACCCGCTGAACCTGGCCATCTTCAAGTTCGGCGCCGCGCTGGCCGCCGGCTGCACGGTGGTGCTCTTCCCCTCGCCGCGGACCCCGCTCACCACCCTGTTCCTGGGCGAGCTGATCCAGGAGGCCGGCCTGCCGCCGGGTGTCATGAACGTGATCGTCGGCGGCACCGAGGTGGGCGTTCAGCTCAGCTCGCACCGCGGCGTCGACCGGGTGTCCTTCACCGGCTCCGACGGCGTCGGCTCGAAGATCATGGCGCAGGCGGCCGAGAACCTCGTCGGCGTGACGCTCGAGCTCGGCGGCAAGTCGCCGAGCATCGTCACCGACGACGTGGACGTGAAGAAGATCGCCGTCGAGATGCACCTGCGCTGGGCCCGCAACGGCGGCCAGGGCTGCGCCGCGCTGGCCCGGCTGCTGGTCCACGAGAGCCAGTACGACGAGTTCCTCGAGGCCGGCGCCGCGGCGTTCGACCAGATGGTCGTGGGCGACCCGTGGGACCGCGCCACCAACATCGGCCCGATGATCCGCGCCGACCACCGGGCGCGGGTCCAGGGCTTCATCGACGGCTCCGTGGCCGAGGGCGGCGCGAAGCTGCTCGAGGTCACCAAGCCGGTGCCCGAGAAGGGCTTCTTCGTGAACCCGGTGCTGCTCGGCAACCTGCCCCACTCGGCTCGCGCGGTGCAGGAGGAGATCTTCGGCCCGGTCGCGGTCATCGTGCCGTTCAAGGACACCGAGGAGGCGATCCGCCTGGCCAACGACACGGCGTACGGACTCGCGGCGAATGTGTGGTGCGACGACCTGGTCGAGGCGCGCCGGATCGCCGAGCAGGTGCGTGCCGGCACGGTCTGGATCAACGGCGGCGGCGCGATGCGTCCCGACGCCCCCTTCGGCGGCTACGGCCGCTCCGGCGTGGGCCGCGAGCTCGGCGAGTGGGGCATGAAGGAGTACCTCGAGGTCAAGCACATCCAGTGGAGGCTGTGA
- a CDS encoding acyl-CoA dehydrogenase family protein → MDYNPDPVHEDIRQGMRTLCERFPDEYWAERDEKHEFPWDFYRAITDGGWLGLTIPEEYGGGGLGVTEAAIVEREIASSGAGMGGCSSVHIGIFGFEPILHHGSEDLKRRFLPRVPTGDLQISFAVTEPDAGTDTTNISTFARKVDGGWLVSGKKVWISNAQQAERMLLLARTTPKQDCAKRTDGLTVFFAPIDRERVTIRSIPKMGRNSVDSNELFIDDLFVADEDVVGEVGKGFKVILTGLNAERVVAANAMLGIGEAALRRGVRYANERVVFGRPIGQNQGLAFQLAEAKIRIEAADAVLQKATWLVDQQQPCGAEANYAKWLCAEAGFYAADVALQVHGGMGYSKEYHVERYFREARLMRIAPISQEMVLNYVAEHVLGLPRSY, encoded by the coding sequence ATGGACTACAACCCGGACCCGGTGCACGAGGACATCCGCCAGGGGATGCGCACCCTGTGCGAGCGCTTCCCCGACGAGTACTGGGCCGAGCGGGACGAGAAGCACGAGTTCCCGTGGGACTTCTACCGGGCGATCACCGACGGCGGCTGGCTCGGGCTGACCATCCCCGAGGAGTACGGCGGCGGCGGACTCGGCGTGACCGAGGCGGCCATCGTCGAGCGCGAGATCGCGAGCTCCGGGGCGGGCATGGGCGGCTGCAGCTCGGTCCACATCGGCATCTTCGGCTTCGAGCCGATCCTCCACCACGGCAGCGAGGACCTGAAGCGCCGCTTCCTGCCCCGCGTCCCCACGGGCGACCTCCAGATCTCCTTCGCGGTGACCGAGCCCGACGCCGGCACGGACACCACGAACATCTCGACCTTCGCCCGCAAGGTCGACGGCGGCTGGCTGGTGTCGGGCAAGAAGGTGTGGATCTCGAACGCGCAGCAGGCCGAGCGGATGCTCCTGCTCGCCCGGACCACGCCGAAGCAGGACTGCGCCAAGCGCACCGACGGGCTCACCGTGTTCTTCGCCCCGATCGACCGGGAGCGGGTCACGATCCGGTCGATCCCGAAGATGGGCCGCAACTCCGTCGACAGCAACGAGCTGTTCATCGACGACCTGTTCGTCGCCGACGAGGACGTGGTCGGCGAGGTCGGCAAGGGCTTCAAGGTGATCCTCACCGGCCTCAACGCGGAGCGGGTCGTGGCCGCCAACGCCATGCTCGGGATCGGCGAGGCCGCGCTGCGCAGGGGCGTGCGCTACGCCAACGAGCGCGTGGTGTTCGGGCGTCCGATCGGGCAGAACCAGGGCCTGGCGTTCCAGCTGGCCGAGGCCAAGATCCGCATCGAGGCCGCCGACGCGGTCCTGCAGAAGGCCACCTGGCTGGTGGACCAGCAGCAGCCGTGCGGGGCCGAGGCCAACTACGCCAAGTGGCTGTGCGCCGAGGCGGGCTTCTACGCCGCCGACGTCGCGCTCCAGGTCCACGGCGGCATGGGCTACAGCAAGGAGTACCACGTCGAGCGCTACTTCCGGGAGGCGCGGCTGATGCGGATCGCGCCGATCAGCCAGGAGATGGTGCTCAACTACGTCGCCGAGCACGTGCTCGGCCTGCCGCGCAGCTACTGA
- a CDS encoding AMP-binding protein → MQYYTGLVPHFPDPETWTLDHVLRHHAARTPDKDCLEFPEEDLRITYAEALDSAERVASAVYSAGARQGDRVVLMAANSSRFVRTWWGTAVGGLVEVPINTNYEGEFLRHQLDVAQARWAVIDDHLAERWVAVAEHARGIEKFWVIDTGAGVRDKAVDLLVENGWQAAPWEDLEAAEVTALPTPRPQDLGAIFYTSGTTGPSKGVAMPHSQLYFFAQIVVSLTRLTEDDVYLTTTPLFHGNATFMAVYPVIVAGGRAVIRSKFSASRWIDHVRDSGVTATNFVGVMMDFAWKQEPRRDDRDNSLRVVYAAPTASTIVEQFKERYGIEAFVDAFGLTETSAPIMSPYGVPRPAGAAGLQNKEWFDIRLVDPETDREVAVGEVGELVVRPVHPWTCSQGYYNMPEKTVEAWRNLWFHTGDALRKDEDGWFYFIDRYKDALRRRGENISSYEVEQALLGHPAVVEAAVIGVPADQEAGEDEVLAVVVTQEAAEPAEILEWCRGKIPAFAIPRYLRVADALPKTPSEKVRKAALRDEGVTTDTYDSSRA, encoded by the coding sequence ATGCAGTACTACACCGGGCTGGTCCCGCACTTCCCGGACCCGGAGACCTGGACCCTCGACCACGTGCTGCGCCACCACGCGGCCCGCACCCCCGACAAGGACTGCCTGGAGTTCCCGGAGGAGGACCTGCGGATCACCTACGCCGAGGCGCTCGACTCCGCCGAGCGGGTCGCCTCGGCGGTGTACTCCGCCGGTGCCCGGCAGGGCGACCGCGTGGTGCTGATGGCGGCCAACTCCTCGCGCTTCGTGCGGACCTGGTGGGGCACCGCCGTGGGCGGCCTGGTCGAGGTCCCGATCAACACCAACTACGAGGGCGAGTTCCTGCGCCACCAGCTCGACGTGGCCCAGGCCCGCTGGGCGGTGATCGACGACCACCTCGCCGAGCGGTGGGTGGCCGTGGCCGAGCACGCGCGCGGCATCGAGAAGTTCTGGGTCATCGACACCGGTGCCGGCGTGCGCGACAAGGCCGTCGACCTGCTGGTCGAGAACGGCTGGCAGGCCGCGCCCTGGGAGGACCTGGAGGCCGCGGAGGTCACCGCGCTGCCGACGCCGAGGCCGCAGGACCTCGGCGCGATCTTCTACACCTCGGGGACGACCGGTCCGTCCAAGGGCGTCGCGATGCCGCACTCCCAGCTCTACTTCTTCGCCCAGATCGTGGTCAGCCTGACCCGGCTGACCGAGGACGACGTCTACCTCACGACCACCCCGCTGTTCCACGGCAACGCGACCTTCATGGCCGTCTACCCGGTGATCGTCGCCGGCGGCCGGGCCGTGATCCGCTCGAAGTTCAGCGCCAGCCGCTGGATCGACCACGTCCGCGACTCCGGCGTGACCGCGACCAACTTCGTGGGCGTGATGATGGACTTCGCCTGGAAGCAGGAGCCGCGCCGCGACGACCGCGACAACAGCCTGCGGGTCGTCTACGCCGCGCCCACGGCCAGCACGATCGTCGAGCAGTTCAAGGAGCGCTACGGCATCGAGGCGTTCGTCGACGCCTTCGGCCTCACCGAGACCAGCGCGCCGATCATGTCGCCGTACGGCGTGCCCCGGCCGGCCGGTGCCGCGGGCCTGCAGAACAAGGAGTGGTTCGACATCCGGCTGGTCGACCCGGAGACCGACCGCGAGGTCGCGGTCGGCGAGGTCGGCGAGCTCGTGGTCCGGCCGGTGCACCCGTGGACCTGCAGCCAGGGCTACTACAACATGCCCGAGAAGACCGTCGAGGCCTGGCGCAACCTGTGGTTCCACACCGGCGACGCGCTGCGCAAGGACGAGGACGGCTGGTTCTACTTCATCGACCGCTACAAGGACGCCCTGCGGCGCCGCGGCGAGAACATCAGCTCCTACGAGGTCGAGCAGGCCCTGCTCGGTCACCCGGCCGTGGTCGAGGCGGCGGTGATCGGCGTCCCCGCGGACCAGGAGGCGGGCGAGGACGAGGTGCTCGCCGTCGTGGTCACCCAGGAGGCCGCCGAGCCCGCCGAGATCCTCGAGTGGTGCCGCGGCAAGATCCCGGCCTTCGCCATCCCGCGCTACCTGCGGGTCGCCGACGCCCTGCCCAAGACGCCGTCGGAGAAGGTCCGCAAGGCGGCCCTGCGCGACGAGGGCGTCACGACGGACACCTACGACAGCTCCCGGGCCTGA